Proteins from a genomic interval of Musa acuminata AAA Group cultivar baxijiao chromosome BXJ1-9, Cavendish_Baxijiao_AAA, whole genome shotgun sequence:
- the LOC103998941 gene encoding protein SABRE: MVLFLIKFLIGLLICCAVGWVVFVFAARLLGWILNRMVGISIGFQVTGCNRINEVFVTFKKGAIESILIGEIKLSLRESLDKGFNIFSGDQKVQLFISDLEVYLRTSSQSIKKNKVNKPRSSRKLGRGTWVLLSHIARLLSLSVTEVNVKGPKFTAQVKGLRVDASVHGNSNPTFILNLQLANFLFDMFHSEHNFDQSSSFTVERPAYSASVEKKIPLLCEDISVICELEREHGVQFGNLDVTFGAITVNLRENLFVKTKESNSSMGVDDSKEGALDFTKKSEKKSSSLKKHIVAFPEKVNFNIRELDITFVHQAQDISANSTVTGILLTSTKSVVYDDSGEATSNFVLNMDFSKIYLLRESNASVMELLEFTVIATVDVPMQPLPINAEVNVKLGRISCNFIFSRFRPWLSLKLGKKKQMVLREESSYHEKRSTDGTDTIMWRCTVSAPDMNIMVYDLNDCPLYHGCLQSSHLSASNTVSKRLELHAELGEFHFDTADAYQKSLDKNLAAIETISGSLVHIEQMNLDLGHRETESHDEHDLKRLKLVLAVDMTGMGIFFGFKHVESLMKTIMSFKEVLKGLSSSSKKMAKDKVAHSSKKETAKGINIVKLSLEKCSIKYFGDTSLEDMTVADPKRVNFGSQGGEVIISVSADGKPRKASITSIRLNDCQHLKFSMSLEISHLRFVFNKEKHSMQIEVNRTRSFYYEYPEEQNPGIEVTLLDMQKAKFVRRSGGLNDTALCSLLNVTDLSVRWEPDVHLALLEFVTSLKSLLHNQKLHGSDSQMKEESLDTVSVPQREITSDQASTEKQHKKRESVFAVDVEMLKISAGLADGVETIIHVQSIFSENAKIGVLFEEVMVSFNEARILKSSRLQISRVPVSVMHNMQDSKSQMVTTWDWVIQSPDIYICMPYRLQLRAIDDAVEDTLRCIKLINAAKTDLIFPGKKHSTRKAKTKSTTLRSVRLLIRKITVEIEEEPIQGWLDEHYQLMKKEVCEAAVRLKFLDDLLSSITSSSQEPNALGSEKKILYKEIEIDASDVSSVERLRTEIHKKVFQSYYEACQKIVISERLGETTRGFQSGFKPSINRASLMSLCARELDVTLTEIDKGNVGIVEFIKRTDPVCSDKDIPFSRLYGRDFVLSAGSLLVQIRDYTYPIFCGSSGKCQGRVVIAQQATSFQPQILQDVFVGRWWKVRMMRSASGTTPANKVYLDLPISFEKGEVSFGVGHEPVLADISYAFTVALRRANLGTRSCPDQYEVTSQVPAVDPSVQELPKKERSLPWWDDMRYYIHGKITLSFTETRWFILGTSDPYEKLDKLEIVSANMEIQQRDGYIGLSAREFKVYLSSLQCLTDSFSLKPPSHVCGPFLFSSTFLLEVSMEWGCDSGNPLDHYLHSLPVEGKPRTKVYDPFRSTSLSLKWNFLLNGSQITDNKLASSNDVEKKSDGSTSESSQKLAVKSIDSPTVSFSANDLVWLSKFCTLNYLPPNKIRIFSRCPRFGVPRVARSGNLSLDRVMTEFFLRLDTTPFCIRHTPLRDDDPANGLAVKTAKLKFEICFSRGKQQFTFDCKREPLDLVYQGVDIHMLMVCLDQINEVSIAQDIKTAQRSSRSEPLDKLGNENCDYGCKDKKKDDAFLLHSDYFTVRRQTSKADPTRLLAWQAYDRKDLEVTSVIAEVEKGSESDHTQSDLIDDDGFNVVVADNCQRVFVYGLKILWTLENRIAITSLAGGISKAFARPKPSPSKQYAQRKLLERQQITDETDLPSEEAVDSVPCISPSESSTSVQHEKNQGQDSSLSTSSSAVTVKQENDCDTDEEGTCHFMVNVIQPQFNLHSEEAKGRFLLAAASGRVLARSFRAVLHVGHDIIEHALSTSNVVIPDNVPEMTWKRMELSMMLENVQAHVAPTDIDPGAGIQWLPKIIKGSPNVKRTGPLLERVFMPCQMYFQYTQYKGGTSELKVKPLKELTFNSPNITAEMTSCQFRVMLDVLTNLLFARLPKPPKSSHSCPSDDNEDSEDEADELVPEGVEEVDLARINLEQKRRERKLLLGDIKTLTTATDISDGTDLSLENGDLWMVVGGKSTLVQGLEKEQGNIRKAIKEASSTLRSVLQEAAQLRLMEKEKTKSPSCALRVSVKINKVAWSMLADDKPFAEAEINEMIYDFDRDYKDIGIAQFTTRSFVVRNCVPNAKSDMLLSAWNAPPEWGKRVMLRVNAKQGAPKDGKSPIELFQVDIYPLRIHLTETMYNMMWEYIFPEEEQDSSKRQEVWKVSTTAGLKRGKKSLYGSETVVSNSQLSKEPEASGKSAASKLSSFTSGTESQVDSTQVKKKQNLQGNTASGSNPELRRTSSLGRTWEETVADSVANELVLQAHTSSVSSSQSGLFNAATENKNANTEEPKNKPRDPKPLKSGQLLTYEEKKSGKSQDERRARPKKLQEFNNIRISQVELLVTYEGSRIAVSDFRLLMDTFHRDEFTGTWRRLFARVKKHIVWGVLKSVAGMQGKKFKDKTQNQKEAQANVLPDNDLISISDSDGEQRGKSDQFPAPFPKRASDGAGDGFVTSIRGLFNSQRRKAKAYVLRTMRGDADHDHGDWSDGDVEFSPFARQLTLAKTKKLIRRHSKKFSSRTSSSVQHQKDPSSPKETMPYESDSSGASSYGDGDINE, encoded by the exons ATGGTGTTATTCCTGATCAAGTTCTTGATCGGTCTCTTGATTTGTTGCGCCGTCGGATGGGTCGTGTTCGT ATTTGCTGCCAGGTTGTTGGGATGGATTTTGAACCGGATGGTTGGTATTTCCATTGGTTTCCAAGTCACTGGATGCAATCGTATAAATGAAGTCTTTGTTACTTTCAAAAAG GGTGCCATTGAATCCATATTGATTGGTGAGATCAAACTTAGTCTACGTGAATCACTTGACAAGGGATTCAACATTTTCTCAGGGGACCAGAAAGTGCAACTATTTATATCTGATCTGGAAGTTTATTTAAGGACTTCTTCACAAAGCATTAAGAAGAATAAAGTCAATAAACCTCGAAGTTCACGAAAACTAGGAAGAGGAACATGGGTATTATTATCTCACATTGCAAGACTTCTGTCACTGTCTGTAACTGAAGTAAATGTCAAG GGGCCGAAATTTACAGCTCAAGTCAAGGGACTGCGAGTGGATGCATCAGTTCATGGAAATTCTAATCCTACTTTTATTCTTAATCTGCAACTTGCAAATTTTCTTTTTGATATGTTCCATTCAGAGCATAATTTTGACCAGTCATCCAGTTTCACGGTAGAAAGGCCAGCATATTCAGCTTCAGTGGAAAAAAAAATTCCTTTGCTGTGTGAGGATATATCAGTAATCTGTGAGCTTGAAAG GGAACATGGAGTCCAATTTGGGAATTTGGATGTGACATTTGGAGCAATCACTGTGAACTTGAGGGAGAACCTATTTGTCAAAACCAAGGAGTCAAACAGTTCCATGGGTGTTGATGACAGCAAAGAAGGTGCTTTGGACTTTACCAAGAAATCTGAAAAAAAATCATCGTCGTTGAAGAAGCATATTGTTGCATTTCCTGAAAAG GTGAACTTCAACATCCGTGAACTAGACATCACATTTGTGCACCAAGCTCAAGACATTTCTGCAAACAGTACTGTGACAGGCATCCTGCTGACAAGTACTAAATCTGTGGTATATGATGATTCTGGAGAGGCCACATCAAACTTTGTTCTCAACATGGATTTTAGTAAAATTTAT CTCCTTAGAGAAAGCAATGCTTCTGTGATGGAGCTTTTGGAATTCACAGTTATAGCTACAGTTGATGTTCCAATGCAA CCTCTACCTATTAATGCTGAGGTTAATGTCAAGCTTGGAAGAATCAGTTGCAACTTTATCTTTAGCAGATTTAGGCCATGGCTTTCTCTTAAATTAGGTAAAAAGAAGCAGATGGTTCTTCGTGAAGAAAGTTCTTATCATGAAAAAAGATCAACAGATGGCACGGACACTATTATGTGGAGATGCACAGTCTCTGCTCCAGATATGAATATTATGGTTTATGATCTCAATGATTGCCCCTTGTATCAC GGATGCTTGCAATCCTCTCATCTTTCTGCAAGTAACACTGTAAGTAAGAGACTTGAACTACATGCAGAACTTGGTGAATTTCATTTCGACACCGCCGATGCATATCAGAAatctttggataaaaatttagcaGCTATAGAAACTATCTCAGGCTCATTGGTGCATATTgagcaaatgaatcttgatttggGTCACAGAGAAACAGAATCACATGATGAGCATGATCTTAAGAGGTTGAAGTTGGTTCTTGCTGTTGATATGACTGGTATGGGAATATTCTTTGGATTTAAGCATGTTGAATCACTTATGAAGACCATAATGTCCTTCAAGGAAGTGCTAAAAGGTTTGTCTTCTTCCAGCAAAAAAATGGCTAAAGATAAGGTTGCTCATTCTTCTAAGAAAGAGACTGCAAAAGGGATAAACATTGTGAAACTTAGTCTTGAAAAGTGTTCCATTAAATATTTTGGTGATACCAGTCTAGAAGATATGACCGTTGCAGACCCCAAACGTGTTAATTTTGGTTCTCAGGGTGGTGAAGTTATAATAAGTGTTTCCGCTGATGGGAAACCTCGTAAAGCAAGCATAACATCCATAAGGCTCAATGATTGCCAGCATTTGAAATTCTCAATGTCTCTTGAGATCTCACATCTCAGATTTGTCTTCAACAAGGAAAAGCATTCCATGCAGATTGAAGTCAATAGAACTAGGTCATTCTACTATGAATATCCAGAAGAACAGAATCCTGGTATAGAAGTGACACTGCTCGATATGCAGAAAGCAAAGTTTGTGCGACGTTCAGGTGGCCTTAACGACACTGCTTTGTGTTCTCTTTTAAATGTGACTGATTTATCAGTCAGGTGGGAGCCTGATGTTCATTTAGCACTACTTGAATTTGTTACAAGTTTGAAATCTCTGCTTCATAACCAGAAGCTCCATGGTTCTGATAGCCAGATGAAGGAAGAATCCCTTGATACAGTGTCAGTACCACAAAGGGAAATAACTTCTGATCAAGCCTCAACTGAAAAACAACATAAAAAACGAGAATCAGTTTTTGCCGTTGATGTCGAAATGTTGAAAATATCAGCTGGGCTAGCAGATGGTGTGGAAACAATAATTCATGTGCAGTCCATCTTCTCTGAGAATGCAAAAATAGGTGTTTTATTTGAGGAAGTTATGGTTTCTTTTAATGAAGCCAGAATACTTAAAAGTAGTCGTTTGCAGATCTCCCGTGTCCCAGTATCTGTCATGCATAATATGCAAGATTCAAAATCACAGATGGTCACCACATGGGATTGGGTAATTCAAAGTCCTGATATCTACATCTGCATGCCTTACAGGTTGCAGTTACGTGCCATTGATGATGCAGTTGAAGATACATTGCGATGTATAAAACTCATTAATGCTGCTAAGACAGACCTCATATTTCCTGGAAAGAAGCATAGCACCAGAAAAGCTAAGACTAAATCCACAACTTTAAGATCAGTGAGATTACTGATCCGCAAAATAACTGTGGAAATCGAGGAAGAACCCATCCAGGGCTGGCTTGATGAACATTACCAGTTAATGAAGAAGGAAGTTTGTGAAGCAGCTGTTAGGTTGAAGTTTCTTGATGATCTTCTTTCCAGTATAACTTCAAGTAGTCAGGAACCGAATGCACTGGGTTCTGAAAAGAAGATTCTTTACAAAGAAATTGAAATTGATGCATCTGATGTTTCATCTGTTGAACGTTTGCGAACGGAGATTCATAAGAAGGTCTTCCAATCATATTACGAGGCATGCCAAAAAATAGTCATCTCAGAAAGATTAGGTGAAACCACCAGAGGCTTTCAATCTGGGTTTAAACCAAGTATTAATAGAGCTTCTCTCATGTCACTATGTGCTAGAGAACTTGACGTGACTCTGACAGAGATCGATAAGGGCAATGTTGGAATTGTTGAGTTTATAAAAAGGACTGATCCTGTATGCTCAGACAAAGATATACCTTTCTCCCGGTTGTATGGAAGAGATTTTGTTTTAAGTGCAGGATCCTTGTTAGTGCAAATAAGAGATTATACATACCCAATCTTTTGTGGAAGTTCTGGTAAATGTCAAGGACGTGTTGTAATAGCTCAACAG GCGACTAGTTTTCAGCCACAAATACTACAAGATGTTTTTGTAGGGAGATGGTGGAAGGTACGTATGATGCGTTCAGCTAGTGGTACAACTCCTGCAAATAAAGTGTACCTTGATCTGCCAATAAGTTTTGAAAAAGGGGAAGTATCTTTTGGAGTGGGACATGAACCTGTTTTAGCTGATATCAGCTATGCGTTCACGGTTGCTCTCCGTAGAGCTAATCTAGGAACTAGGAGTTGCCCTGATCAATACGAAGTAACTTCACAAGTTCCAGCTGTTGATCCATCAGTACAAGAGCTGCCTAAGAAAGAACGCAGCTTACCATGGTGGGATGACATGAGGTACTATATTCATGGGAAAATTACTTTATCATTTACTGAGACTAGATGGTTTATCCTTGGTACAAGTGACCCTTATGAGAAACTAGATAAATTGGAAATAGTTTCTGCAAACATGGAAATACAGCAGAGAGATGGATACATAGGCCTTTCTGCAAGGGAATTTAAGGTTTACTTGAGCAGTCTACAATGTCTGACGGACAGTTTCAGCTTAAAGCCTCCATCACATGTCTGTGGTCCTTTTCTGTTCTCTTCTACTTTTCTTTTAGAAGTATCCATGGAGTGGGGATGTGACTCTGGTAATCCACTTGATCATTATCTCCATTCACTTCCTGTTGAAGGAAAACCACGGACGAAAGTCTATGATCCCTTTCGCTCAACCTCCCTTTCACTGAAGTGGAACTTCTTGCTGAATGGCTCTCAAATTACTGATAACAAACTTGCTTCCTCTAATGATGTGGAGAAGAAATCAGATGGATCAACAAGTGAATCTTCTCAAAAGTTGGCAGTTAAGTCCATTGATTCCCCAACTGTGAGCTTTAGTGCAAATGACCTTGTTTGGTTATCCAAGTTCTGTACTCTTAATTACCTTCCTCCTAACAAAATAAGAATTTTCTCACGGTGTCCACGTTTTGGTGTTCCAAGAGTTGCCAGGTCTGGTAATTTGTCACTGGACAGGGTTATGACTGAATTTTTTCTCCGCCTTGATACTACACCTTTTTGCATCCGTCATACACCTTTAAGAGATGATGATCCTGCTAATGGCTTGGCAGTTAAAACAGCAAAGTTGAAATTTGAAATCTGTTTTAGTCGTGGTAAGCAGCAATTTACTTTTGATTGCAAGCGTGAACCTCTTGATCTTGTTTATCAGGGTGTTGATATTCACATGCTAATGGTGTGTCTAGACCAAATAAATGAAGTTTCTATTGCCCAAGATATTAAAACAGCACAGAGGAGTTCAAGAAGTGAACCGTTGGATAAGCTAGGTAATGAGAACTGTGACTATGGTTGCAAAGACAAGAAAAAAGATGATGCTTTTCTTTTACACTCTGACTATTTCACTGTACGAAGACAAACTTCAAAGGCTGATCCAACAAGGCTATTAGCATGGCAAGCATATGACAGAAAAGATCTTGAAGTGACCTCTGTGATAGCTGAAGTTGAAAAAGGAAGTGAAAGTGATCATACACAATCCGATCTTATTGATGATGATGGATTTAATGTAGTAGTTGCTGACAATTGTCAGCGTGTATTTGTTTATGGCCTTAAGATCTTGTGGACACTGGAAAACAGAATTGCTATTACGTCCTTGGCAGGTGGAATATCAAAGGCATTTGCACGTCCAAAACCTTCTCCTTCTAAACAGTATGCCCAAAGAAAATTACTTGAGAGACAACAAATAACAGATGAGACTGATCTGCCTTCTGAAGAAGCCGTCGATTCTGTGCCTTGTATTTCTCCTAGTGAAAGTTCTACTTCAGTGCAGCATGAAAAGAATCAGGGACAAGATTCATCTCTTTCTACGTCGTCTTCTGCTGTGACTG TGAAGCAAGAAAATGATTGTGACACTGATGAGGAGGGTACATGCCACTTCATGGTCAATGTTATCCAGCCTCAGTTCAATCTGCACTCGGAAGAAGCCAAA GGTAGGTTTCTGCTTGCTGCTGCCAGTGGCCGTGTCTTAGCTCGTTCATTtcgcgcagttttacatgttggccATGACATAATAGAGCACGCCCTTAGCACCAGCAATGTGGTGATTCCTGATAATGTGCCTGAAATGACGTGGAAAAGAATGGAGCTATCTATGATGCTTGAGAATGTTCAAGCCCATGTTGCACCTACAGATATTGATCCAGGTGCTGGAATTCAGTGGTTGCCTAAAATTATTAAGGGCTCACCTAATGTAAAACGCACTGGTCCTTTACTGGAGAGAGTGTTTATGCCCTGTCAAATGTACTTCCAGTACACACAGTACAAAGGTGGAACTTCTGAACTCAAG GTCAAACCATTAAAAGAGCTAACTTTCAACTCTCCTAACATTACTGCAGAAATGACATCATGCCAGTTCCGGGTTATGCTGGATGTGCTAACCAATCTTCTTTTCGCCAGGCTTCCTAA GCCTCCTAAAAGTAGTCACTCATGTCCCTCTGATGACAATGAAGACAGTGAAGATGAAGCTGATGAATTAGTTCCTGAGGGTGTGGAAGAGGTAGATCTTGCAAGGATCAATCTTGAACAAAAGAGGAGGGAACGTAAATTGCTCCTCGGTGACATTAAGACCCTAACAACTGCTACTGATATATCTGATGGCACAGATCTATCTCTAGAAAATGGTGATTTGTGGATGGTTGTAGGTGGAAAATCAACACTG GTGCAAGGACTGGAGAAAGAGCAGGGTAACATACGTAAGGCTATTAAGGAAGCTTCTTCTACACTGAGGTCAGTTTTGCAGGAAGCTGCCCAACTAAGATTAATGGAGAAAGAGAAGACCAAAAGCCCTTCATGTGCTTTAAGGGTTTCCGTTAAAATCAATAAGGTGGCATGGAGTATGCTTGCAGATGATAAACCTTTTGCTGAAGCTGAAATTAACGAAATG ATATATGATTTTGATCGTGATTACAAGGACATTGGTATTGCTCAATTCACTACAAGGTCATTTGTGGTTAGGAACTGTGTCCCTAACGCCAAATCTGATATGCTTCTATCCGCTTGGAATGCACCTCCAGAATGGGGCAA ACGAGTTATGCTTCGTGTCAACGCAAAACAAGGAGCTCCAAAGGATGGCAAATCTCCTATTGAACTTTTTCAG GTAGATATCTATCCATTGAGGATACATTTGACTGAAACAATGTATAATATGATGTGGGAGTATATTTTTCCCGAAGAAGAACAAGATTCATCAAAACGACAG GAAGTTTGGAAAGTTTCAACAACTGCTGGCTTGAAACGAGGAAAGAAAAGCCTATATGGGTCCGAGACAGTTGTATCAAACAGTCAGTTGTCAAAGGAACCTGAGGCTTCTGGAAAATCAGCAGCTTCAAAATTGTCTTCTTTTACTTCTGGCACCGAGTCTCAGGTTGATTCAACTCAA GTGAAAAAGAAGCAAAATCTACAAGGAAATACTGCATCAGGTTCGAATCCAGAGCTTAGACGAACATCTTCCCTTGGCAGAACATGGGAAGAAACTGTTGCAGACTCCGTTGCTAATGAACTAGTTCTGCAAGCACATACTTCGAGCGTTTCTTCTTCACAAAGTGGACTCTTCAATGCtgcaacagaaaataaaaatgcaaatacCGAGGAGCCTAAAAATAAACCGAGAGATCCCAAGCCACTTAAATCTGGTCAGTTGCTGACTTATGAAGAGAAAAAGTCTGGGAAATCCCAGGATGAGAGGAGAGCCAGACCTAAAAAGCTGCAGGAATTCAACAACATCAGAATTAGCCAG GTTGAATTACTTGTTACATATGAAGGCTCAAGGATTGCCGTCAGTGATTTTAGATTGTTGATGGATACCTTCCATCGTGATGAATTTACTGGCACCTGGAGGAGACTTTTTGCACGAGTCAAAAAACATATCGTGTGGGGAGTTTTGAAGTCAGTAGCTGGCATGCAG GGTAAAAAATTCAAAGACAAGACTCAGAATCAAAAGGAGGCCCAAGCAAATGTCCTTCCTGATAATGATCTTATTAGCATAAGTGATAGTGATGGAGAGCAACGTGGAAAGTCTGATCAGTTTCCTGCACCATTCCCCAAGAGAGCAAGTGATGGTGCTGGTGATGGATTTGTTACCTCCATAAGGGGATTGTTCAACTCTCAGCGCCGGAAGGCCAAAGCATATGTCCTGAGAACTATGAGAGGAGATGCAGATCATGATCATGGTGATTGGAGTGACGGTGATGTTGAGTTCAGTCCCTTTGCTAGGCAACTGACTCTCGCAAAAACTAAGAAGCTTATACGGCGGCATTCCAAGAAGTTCAGCTCAAGAACTTCAAGTTCAG TGCAACATCAGAAAGATCCATCATCTCCAAAGGAGACCATGCCATACGAAAGTGATTCGTCCGGTGCATCATCATATGGTGATGGGGACATCAACGAATAG